The region ACGGTGACGCCGACCTTGTGCGCCATTTCCACGACCTTGCGGGTGACTTCGACGTTGTAGTCGAAGTCGGCGATGGTCTTGCCGTCTTCCTTCAGCGAGCCGTCCATCATCACGCTGGAGAAGCCCAGGTTGATGGCGCCCTGACAGACCGCCGGCGACTGGCCGTGATCCTGGTGCATCACGACGGGGATGTGGGGATAGGACTCGACGGCCGCCTGGATCAGATACTTCAGAAAGCCTTCGCCGGCGTACTTACGGGCGCCGGCCGAGGCTTGCATGATGACCGGGCTGTCGGTTTCGGCAGCCGCTTCCATGATGGCCTGGACCTGTTCCAGATTATTAACGTTGAAAGCAGGTATGCCGTAGCCATGCTCGGCGGCATGGTCGAGCAGCTGGCGCATCGAAACTAGGGCCATGAAAGAGATCCTCCAGGAAGCGTATTGAAAATTGGTGGGAACGACGAATGGCGCGATTTTACCGGGGAGCGCGGGAAAGTTCTTGCAACCGTGGATTTACGTCTTTCTGCGGTTTGTTTCGGCGTATATCGGGGTTCGTCCCTTAAAGTTGCCGGGACTGCCCGCGGATGTCCGGCCTGGAACGGCGGTCCGCGCGCGCCGCGGGCCGGATGCTACGCTGAACCTCGCCCCCGTCGTGGCGGTCATAGCGTAGCGGTCCCGCAGCCCGGCGGCCCGCGTTTCCGAGGAAAGTCCATGAAAATCAAGATCTCCGCTGCTTTGCTGCTCCTGGCCGTCGGCGCCGGCGCCCAGGCCCAGGTGCCGATTTCGGCCCAGACCGCGCCGCCGCCGGTGGGAGCGGGGAACTCGCAGGAGCTGAGCTTCCCGTCCCAGCCCGGCAGCTACTCGCCGCCGTCGACCTTGCGGATGACCGTCACGCCGCAGGCCGCCCCGGTGCAGGCGCCGCCGGTCCGTGACACGCCGGATAGTCTGAGGAAGTACACCGAGTGCCGGGACGAGGCGGATCGGGCGTCGACGTCGTCGGCGAAGATGCGGGATGCCGTGGGGCTGTGCCTGCAGGACTTGAACGCCCGCCGAGCTAGAGGCGAGTGATAGGCCCCCCCGTACCGCGCGGAGCGCGGCCCCCCAGGGGGCTACACCGGCGGACCGGGAGACCCGGCTCCGCGGTGTCCTCGATCTGTAGGGTTCTTTTGTAGAAGCGGGAGGTGCGTGCGGTTAAACTCGCGATCCGACGCATCGAGTTACTTTTTTGCTTAAGCCGCGCCCGCCTCATGACCGAGAATTCCAGCTCCGCCCCGCCGACCATTTTCCTGTACACGGAGGAGAAACGCGGCAATCAACTGGTCGAGTCGGTGGTGATCGGCCAGTTCTCGGATTTCTCCGGATCGGAAAAGCTGATCGTGGTGCAGGATCCGCACACGCGGATCAATTTCGTCTACCGCATCGATACCTTCAGCAATAACCTGGACGCGGTTTCGATCACGCATCACACGGACGAGGAATTCGCCGCCCGTAAGAGCATCTCGATCAACGGCGCCACCTTCAAGCTCGGCCCGCCGGCGGATGCGGTCAAATTGCTGCGGGGCAAGAACCAGTGGATCCAGGACAAGGGATCCATCCTGTCCGTCCTGCTGCAAGGCGCCGCCACGAATACCAAAAGCGTCGGTTTCGTGCGGCCCAAAATCCAGCGGGACCGGATCGACAAGATCCCGCCGGGCGTAGACGTCGAATACCTGCGAGACCGCAGCGCAGAGGGATAGGCCCCCCCGTACCACGCTACGCGTGGCCCCCCAGGGGGCGACACCGGCGGACTGGCAAAGCCAGCTCCGCGGTGTCCGCGATCAACAAGACCTGTGCACAGCACAGGTCTTTTTTATCTTCAGCAGGGCCCCAGCTCAAATAACGCTGCCAGTGTGGCCCCCTCGGGGGCAACACAAGAAATTGGCGCGACGCTCAGTCGTTGACTGTGCAGCTTATCGGCTGGCCACCCTGAAACTCTACGTCATACGTATGCTCATCATCCCAGGGCAGCGTAAACCACAACTCGTAGTCCTCCGCGTCCTCGTCGAACAGCCACACAGCCCGCAAGGTGGCGCGGCTCTTCATGGCGGAAACCGAGTCGTTCGGCGGTAATTGATCCGCCGGAGCCCCCTGCTTCAACCAATCGTCGCGGGAATAATTTTCCAAAAGCAGTTCAGCCGCGGCCTCGATGCGTTCGTCCAACGCCCCCAGCAAAACTTTCAAATTACGCAGGCCATACGCCGTAGGGGCTTCGCCCGCGGTCTGCATCATGACGTGGATAGGCGGGCGGTCGGCAGCAAAGGACACTTGCTCCGCAGCCCAAAGCTCAGGCTCTTCATGATCCTGGACGAAGTGGGGATCAACCATGATGGGCCTCCTAAAGGCAAAAAAAAGCCAAAAAAAAATTCACGCACTCATTTTGAAAATTTTCAAAACGTAGCGGTACGCGCGGCGTTACAAGGTCAATCGTAACGTGTACTCTTTCCCACGAAACAGGCTATGAAGCGTAACTATATTCCCACTCGTGCCTGTTTTCCGGTTGATCTAATTCAAAAGTCGACCACGTAATAAATGTGTCAGCCCAACAATAAACAACAAATTCCAACACGTTCTTGTCACACGTAGCAGTCAAACGCCTCTTTTACCGTTTCTCGTCGCGTGTCGTCACCTACGGATTGAGCCTGGGGCTGCTATCGAGCACGCCGGCGCTCCACGCAGGCGAAGCCGCCACGTCGCCGGCACCCGCCGCAACGAATGTAACTTTCGCCGAGTCGCGCGCCATTGCCCAGGTGGTGACAGGCATCCTCGGTTACGCCCGCTGGCCCACGCCGCCGCGGCCGGAACTGCCCGTCCTGTGCATCACCGGCAACTCGCCTTACGCGGCCGCCCTGCTGACAGGCGACGAGGCCCTGGCCACCGTCCGCGCCCGCCGGGTGGCGCCCGGCGATGAACACATCGCGCAGATGTGCGAGGCGCTGTACGTGGGTGAGCTGCCCGCCCCCGTATTGGCCCATTTGCTTCACGGCGTCATCGGCAAGCCTGTCGTCACCCTGCTGGAAAGCGAGTACGACCCCGACTGCACCGCGGGCGCCATGTTCTGCCTCGACGCGGAAGGTGCGCAAGCCGGATTCCTGATCAACCTGGACATCATCGCCCGCAGCGGCGTGCGCATACATCCCAATGTGCTGCAGCTGGCACGCCGCAAGCCATCGCCATGACACCCAAACCGCCCTCCTCCGGTACCCGCCTGCCCACGCTGCGCGATGCCCTGCGCCGCGCCCAGGTGTCCGTCACTGTCATCGCGGTCGGCCTGGTAGGCCTGGTACTGACCATCATGGGCCTGGTGGCGCTGCGCGCCTATGCCGAACACAACACCGGGCTGATCGCGCGCTCCATGCTGTACACCGCGGAGGCGTCCGTGGTCTTTCATGACGCGCCCGCGGCGCGCGATGCGCTGGCGCTGATCGCCAGCGCCGAAGGCGTGGGCACGGCCATCGTGTTCGACAGCGACGGTCTGGTGCTGGCGCAATGGAATCGCGCGTCCGACACCAGCTTCGCCTGGATCCAGCAGCCCTTCGAACGCATCTTCACGCCCCCGCCCATCGTCACGCCCATCGTGCATCGCGGCCATACGGTGGGCACCCTGCTGGTGACCGGACATCCAGGCAGCATGCTGGCCTTTTTGCTGAAAGGCGTGGCCGGCGTGCTGGCCTGCCTGATCGCCAGCGCCATGCTGGCGCGGGCCATCGCGCGGCGGACCTTTGAACACATCGTCGAGCCCCTGCGCAATCTGGCGCGCGTCGCCCACGCGGTCCGCAACGAAAGGGCTTTCGCCGTGCGCCTGCCCCCCGCCGAGATCGCCGAACTGAATGCGCTGGGCGAGGACTTCAATGCCTTGCTGGACCAATTGCAGGCCTGGCAGAACCAGTTGCAGCGGGAGAACGCCACCTTGGCCCACAAGGCGGCGCACGACAGCCTGACCGGGCTGCCCAATCGCGCCCATTTCGAGGAGAGACTGGCGCAGTCCGTTCACGACGCCGGCATATTGGGCCAGCGCGTGGCCGTGCTGTTCATCGACAGCGACCGCTTCAAGGAGATCAACGATCAGCAGGGCCACGCCTCGGGCGACGCGGTACTGGTCCACACTGCCGCGCGCGTACGCCATCTCTTGCGCGAAAGCGATCTGGTGGCACGCCTGGGCGGCGACGAATTCGCGGTCTTGATGACGCCCCTGCGCGATATCGAAAACGCCCGCCGCCTTGCTGAAAAAATCCTGGCCAGCATGCGCACGCCCATCCGCCTGCCGGGCGGGACCGAAACGGTCAGCTCGCTGAGCATAGGCATCGCCGTCTATCCCGACCACGCCAGGGACGCGCGAGGCCTGTTCGACGCCGCCGATGCCGCCATGTACAGCGCCAAGCGCCTGGGCGGCGACAGCCAGGCATCGGCGCCGGCGCTGTCCCGTTCACCATCCGACTCTCCCCCCTCCGCACCCAAGGAGCAAGCATCGTGAACGCTACCTCGCCTTCCCTCGCCCGCGCCGCCGGCGCCATGGTCATCGCGCTGAGTACCCTGTTGCTGGCCGCCTGCCAGAGCGTGCCGCAAGGACTGACGCCGGCCCAGGTCGCCGTGCTGAAGGAAGAAGGTTTTTCGCAGACCGACGAGGGCTGGGAATTCGGTATCTCGGACAAGGTGCTGTTCGACACCGACCAGGCCGTGGTCAAGCCGGCCAGCGTGGACAACATCAAACGTCTGGCGAGCCGGTTGCTGGACGTCGGCTTGAACCGTATGCGGCTGGACGGGCATACCGACAATCGCGGCAGCGATGCGCACAATCAGCAGTTGTCCGAGCGCCGCGCCCAGGCCGTGGCCGACATCGTGATCGCGGCCGGCATGCCGGCCGCGAACGTGCTTGTGCGCGGCCAGGGCGCCGGGCATCCGGTGGCCGACAATGGCAGTGCGGCCGGCCGGGCCGAGAACCGCCGCGTGGCGGTGGTCATCGTGACGCCTTAGCGCCCACGGGGCCTCACGCTGCTACCGCCTGGATACGCGGGGGAGTGGCGTGGGTGGTCGCTGCCGCCACAGGATAGTGTGCAGAGAAAGCCAGGCGGCCACCGCTCCAGGTGTGGCTGACCAAAGGCTGCCCATTCACCAGGTTCACGGCGATCAGATCCGCCCGCAAGCCGACACGAATATGCCCCCGGTCGGTCAGCCCGCAAGCCTGTGCCGGATTCCCGGCCACCAGCGCGCTGGCCTGCGACAACGTCAGCCCGGCCTGGTCCGCGGCGGCGAAGGCCGCGGCCACCAGCGTGGACGGCTGATAGTCCGAGCAAAGGCAGCTGGCGACGCCGGCGCGGATCGCGTCGATGGCACGCATCGAACCGCTCTGGCTCTGCCCGCGCAACACATTGGGCGCCCCAAGTATCGTGGGCAGCCCGCAAGAAACCGCCGCCTTCGCGGTATCCAGATTGATGGGAAACTCGCTCATCGACACGCCCAGGTTGCGCATGGCGGCGATGCGATGCACGGAGTCGTCGTCATGGCTGGCCGTGGGCACCCCGGCCGCGTGCGCCTGTGCCAGCAGCACTTCCACTCGCTTCGCGGCGCCTTCCATGCCGGCCAGTTTCGTCCGCGCGGCTTCCTCGGCCTGCTCGCGGCTGAAACCATGATTGCCCATCACATAGTCCAGATACGCTTCCAGGGTCTTGAACTGCCCCTGCCCCGGCGAATGATCCATGACGGACAGCAGGTCCACCATGCCCTCTTCGATCAGTGCCTGCAGCACCGGCAGCGCCGTTTCATCGCTGATTTCATAGCGGCAATGGATGCGATTGTCGACCAGCCCATGCTGGCGGAAGGCATGCACGGCGCGGATCAGTTCGCCGGCCGTATCGTTGTTGCGCACGCCCCATTCGCGGTTGGCGAAGGACAACGCGTGGTAAGGCGTGCTGATGCCGGCCGCGGCATTGCGGCGGTCCACCTGCGCCACCGCGAAATCGAACGGGAACAATACTCGCGAGCGCGGCTCGGCTTCCTTTTCGATGGCGTCGCAATGCAGGTCTATCATGCCCGGCATCAGGATCTGGCCTTGCAGATCCACCTCCCGCGCGGCGCGCGCGCCCACGGGTTCGATGGCGGCGATGTGGCCGTCCTCGATCAGCACCGCGCTGTTTTCCAGCACGGCATCGGGCAGTACCACGCGGGCGTGGGTCAATAACGTGGTCGTCATGATTTACTCCGTCAAGGCGGCCGCGGCTACGGGCGCGGCGGGTTTGATGGCCAGCACCCGGCTGGCGACGGCATCGCGTACCGCTTCGTCGTGGAAGATGCCGATCAGGCAGCGGCCCTCGGCCTTGGCTTCACGTATCAGCTCCACCACCACGGCGCGGTTGTCGGCATCCAGCGATGCCGTGGGTTCGTCCAGCAGCAGGACGGGATGACCACCGACCAGGCCGCGCGCGATATTCACGCGTTGTTGCTCACCACCGGAGAACGTGGCGGGCGGCAGGCGCCACAGGCGTTCGGGCAGGCGCAGACGCGCCAGCAGCACGGCCGCGCGTTCACGCGATTCGTCGATGGCGGCGCCGCGCTGACGCAAGGGCTCGGCCACCACGTCCAGCGCGCTCACCCGCGGGATCGCGCGCAGGAACTGGCTGACGTAGCCGATCACGTCCCGGCGCAGGCGCAGGATGCGCTGCTCCGGCGCGCCGGTCAGCGTCACCCATTGCTCGCCGTCACGCACGCGGATGGTGCCGGCCGTGGTCAGGTAGTTGCCGTAGAGGCAGCGCAGCAAGGTGCTCTTGCCCGTGCCGGACGGCCCCGACAACACCAGGCATTCGCCGCTCGCGGCGTCAAAGTCGACGTTCTCGAACACGGGCAGGCGAATACCGCCCTGGTTGTGCAGGGTGAACATCTTGTGGACCCCGCGGACTTCCATCATCGTCTGTGCTTGTGTCATGGTCAGCTCTGCAGAATGGAGGAGACGAGCAGTTGGGTGTAGGGATGCTGCGGATCGTCCAGGATCTGGTCCGTCAGGCCGCTTTCGACGACATGGCCGCCGCGCATCACCAGCGTGCGGTGCGCCAGCAGGCGCGCCACCGCCAGGTCATGCGTGACCACGATGGCGGCCAGGCCCAGGTCGGCCACCAGTTGGCGCAACAGGTCCAGCAGGCGCGCCTGCACCGACACGTCCAGCGACGCGGTGGGCTCGTCCATGAAGACCAGGCGCGGGTGCGTCACCAGGTTGCGGGCAATCTGCAGGCGCTGTTGCATGCCGCCCGAGAAGGACGCCGGGGCGTCGTCCAGGCGGCCGACGTCGATTTCCATCTTGTGCAGCCAGTTGCCGGCCACTTCGCGCAAATCGCCGTAATGGCGCTGGCCGATGGCCATCAGGCGTTCGGCGATGTTGGCGCCGGCGCTGACCTGCATGCGCAGGCCGTCACGCGCATGCTGGCGCACATAACCCCAATCGGTGCGGGCCAGCAGGCGGCGCTGCGCGCCCGACAGGCTGGCCAGGTCGGTCGGCCCTTGCTCGCGCAGGTCGTACAGGACGCTGCCGTGCTGGGCGTCGACCTGGCAGGACACCGCCTGCAGCAGCGTGCTCTTGCCGGAACCCGACTCGCCCACGATGCACAGCACTTCGCCGGGATAGAGGTCGAAATTGATTTCGCGGCAGCCGTGCACGCCGTCCCAGGTGTGGGTCAGATCACGCACCGACAGCAAAGGCTGGTCGATATCGCTGTCGTTCAAGCCTGTTCCGTTCATGCCTGTTCCTCGCGCCGGGTGGCGCAATATTCCGTGTCCGAGCAGACGAAGTTGCGGGTGCCTTCGTCGTCCAGGATGATTTCGTCGAGAAAGCTGTCGTGCGAGCCGCACAGGCTGCAGTGATGCGTCCAGCGTTCGATGGTGAAGGGGTGGTCGTCGAAGTCCAGGCTCTTCACCTTGGTGTACGGCGGCACGGCATAGACGCGCTTCTCGCGGCCCGCGCCGAACAGCATCAGCGCCGGGCTGCCATCCATCTTGGGATTGTCGAACTTGGGGATGGGCGACGGCCGCATCATGTAGCGGTCGTTCACCAGCACGGGGTAGTCGTAGGTAGTGGCGATGTGGCCGTGATGCGCGATGTCCTCGTACAGCTTCACATGCATGCCGCCGTATTCGGCCAGGGAGTGCATGGTGCGGGTCTCCACCTCGCTCGGCTCCAGCCAGCGCAGCGGTTCGGGAATGGGCACCTGGAACACCATGATCTGGCCCGCGCGCAGCGGCGTTTCGGGGATGCGATGGCGGGTCTGGATGATGGTCGCGGCGGGGGTCGAGTCCGTGGTGCGCACGCCGGCGACGCGGCCGAAGAAGCGGCGGATGTTGACGGCGTTGGTGGTGTCGTCCGAACCTTGGTCGATCACCTTGAGGACATCGTCCTCACCGATGATGGCGGCGGTCACCTGGATGCCGCCGGTGCCCCAGCCGTAAGGCAAGGGCATCTCACGGCTGCCGAACGGCACCTGGTAGCCTGGGATGGCGACGGCCTTGAGCAAGGCGCGGCGCAACATGCGCTTGGTCGATTCGTCCAGGTAGGCGAAGTTGTAGTGCGGATCGCGCGCCACGGTGGCGGCGTCCTGCGGGGCGGGAGTGTCCATGGGAATCCTGCGGGGCTCGTGTTCGTTAAAGGTCATGCCTGTTGCGCTTCGGCGTCCGCGGGGGCCAGGGCGGGCTCGGCCGCGCTGGGTTCCCCGCCACCGTTCACACTGCCGTCAGCGCGGCTTTCCGCGCTTTGCGTGTTGGCGGTGGGTGCGGTCGACGCCGGCGCCGCGTTGCCCGCGCGCTCGGCCTGAATACGGCGCAGCAAGGCAAGACTGGACTGGAAGTCGACGTAGTGCGGCAGCTTCAAATGCTGGGTGAAGCCCGACGCTTCCACGTTGTCGCTGTGATACAGCACGAACTCATGGTCGTTGGCCGGTGACGTCGCCGCCTCGCCCAGCTCCTGCGCGCGCAGGGAGCGGTCCATCAGGGACATCGACATGGCTTTGCGCTCGCCGTAGCCAAACACCAGGCCGTAACCGCGCGTGAAGGTCGGCACCTGATGCGCCTTGCCGGTGAACTGGCTGACCATCTGGCACTCGGTCAGGTCGATCTCGCCGATGGTGACGGCGAAGCCGAGTTCTTCCACGAACAGCTCCACTTCCAGCGACCCGTAGCGGATCTCCGCCACGAAGGGATGGGTGTTGCCATAGCCCCGTTGCGTCGAATAGCCCATGGCCAACAGAAAGCCTTCATCGGCGCGCGCCAGGTTCTGCAGGCGCGCGGCCCGCGTGGCGGGGAAGGCCATGGGCTCGCGCGTCAGGTCGAAGGGAGCGGGATCGCCGGCGGGAATGGCTTCCGGCTCCATCAGGGATTCGCGCTCCAGCAGGTCGGTGACGCGCGGCATGCTGCTGGCCAGGGGTTCGGCGGCCGGGGTCGCCGAGGCTGCAGCCGGGGTTGCAACCACAGGCGCCGCGTCATCTTCCAGCGAGAAGTCCAGCAGGCGCTGCGTGTAGTCATAGGTCGGGCCCAGTACCTGGCCGCCCGGCAAGTCCTTGAACGTTGCCGAGATACGGCGCCGCAGATTCATGCGGGTGGTTTCCAGCGGCACGCTGTAGCCGAAGCGCGGCAGCGTGGTGCGATAGGCGCGCAGCAGGAACACGGCCTCGACCACATCGCCCGCGGCCTGTTTCAGGGCCAGCGCCGCCAGATACGGGTCATACAAGGAGCCCTCGGCCATCACGCGATCCACGGCCAGCGGCATTTGTTCGCGGATCTGTGCCAGGGTCAGGGCGGGCACCGCGGGATCACCGCGCCGGAAGCTGTCCAGCATGCGGTAAGAATTGAGGATGGCGCGTTCGCCTCCCTTGACGGCAACGTACATATCAGACCTCCACGCGCGTCGTGCGCGCCAGACCGCAAACCTCGCGATCGTGCGTCAGCAGCACGTCCACGCCTTGCGGGAAACGACGGTGATTGACGGCCCATTGCCGCCAGAAAGTCTCGGGCAGGCCGGCCGGCGCTAACGCGCGCGTGGTGGCGATGCCGGGCCCGCTCAGCTGCAAAGGAGCGCCGCCTTGCCATCCCGCGACTTCGATCAGCAGGGTGGTGGAGCGGTCCGGGTAGGCGGGGTCGCCGCCATTGCAGTCAGCCAGGTCGGGCGCGACGTAGCCGGCGGGCACCACCACGAAGGTGGCCTCGGCGGGGGTCGCCACCAGCGGGCAGGCGCAGTGGAAACGCAAAAAGGCCTCGACCGAGCCATCCAGGCCGGCCGGCAACCAGACCGGCGTGTCCACGTCGGCCAGCGTCAGCAAC is a window of Bordetella sp. N DNA encoding:
- a CDS encoding YfiR family protein, with product MSHVAVKRLFYRFSSRVVTYGLSLGLLSSTPALHAGEAATSPAPAATNVTFAESRAIAQVVTGILGYARWPTPPRPELPVLCITGNSPYAAALLTGDEALATVRARRVAPGDEHIAQMCEALYVGELPAPVLAHLLHGVIGKPVVTLLESEYDPDCTAGAMFCLDAEGAQAGFLINLDIIARSGVRIHPNVLQLARRKPSP
- a CDS encoding diguanylate cyclase domain-containing protein, translating into MTPKPPSSGTRLPTLRDALRRAQVSVTVIAVGLVGLVLTIMGLVALRAYAEHNTGLIARSMLYTAEASVVFHDAPAARDALALIASAEGVGTAIVFDSDGLVLAQWNRASDTSFAWIQQPFERIFTPPPIVTPIVHRGHTVGTLLVTGHPGSMLAFLLKGVAGVLACLIASAMLARAIARRTFEHIVEPLRNLARVAHAVRNERAFAVRLPPAEIAELNALGEDFNALLDQLQAWQNQLQRENATLAHKAAHDSLTGLPNRAHFEERLAQSVHDAGILGQRVAVLFIDSDRFKEINDQQGHASGDAVLVHTAARVRHLLRESDLVARLGGDEFAVLMTPLRDIENARRLAEKILASMRTPIRLPGGTETVSSLSIGIAVYPDHARDARGLFDAADAAMYSAKRLGGDSQASAPALSRSPSDSPPSAPKEQAS
- a CDS encoding OmpA family protein codes for the protein MNATSPSLARAAGAMVIALSTLLLAACQSVPQGLTPAQVAVLKEEGFSQTDEGWEFGISDKVLFDTDQAVVKPASVDNIKRLASRLLDVGLNRMRLDGHTDNRGSDAHNQQLSERRAQAVADIVIAAGMPAANVLVRGQGAGHPVADNGSAAGRAENRRVAVVIVTP
- a CDS encoding alpha-D-ribose 1-methylphosphonate 5-triphosphate diphosphatase, translating into MTTTLLTHARVVLPDAVLENSAVLIEDGHIAAIEPVGARAAREVDLQGQILMPGMIDLHCDAIEKEAEPRSRVLFPFDFAVAQVDRRNAAAGISTPYHALSFANREWGVRNNDTAGELIRAVHAFRQHGLVDNRIHCRYEISDETALPVLQALIEEGMVDLLSVMDHSPGQGQFKTLEAYLDYVMGNHGFSREQAEEAARTKLAGMEGAAKRVEVLLAQAHAAGVPTASHDDDSVHRIAAMRNLGVSMSEFPINLDTAKAAVSCGLPTILGAPNVLRGQSQSGSMRAIDAIRAGVASCLCSDYQPSTLVAAAFAAADQAGLTLSQASALVAGNPAQACGLTDRGHIRVGLRADLIAVNLVNGQPLVSHTWSGGRLAFSAHYPVAAATTHATPPRIQAVAA
- the phnL gene encoding phosphonate C-P lyase system protein PhnL; this translates as MTQAQTMMEVRGVHKMFTLHNQGGIRLPVFENVDFDAASGECLVLSGPSGTGKSTLLRCLYGNYLTTAGTIRVRDGEQWVTLTGAPEQRILRLRRDVIGYVSQFLRAIPRVSALDVVAEPLRQRGAAIDESRERAAVLLARLRLPERLWRLPPATFSGGEQQRVNIARGLVGGHPVLLLDEPTASLDADNRAVVVELIREAKAEGRCLIGIFHDEAVRDAVASRVLAIKPAAPVAAAALTE
- the phnK gene encoding phosphonate C-P lyase system protein PhnK produces the protein MNGTGLNDSDIDQPLLSVRDLTHTWDGVHGCREINFDLYPGEVLCIVGESGSGKSTLLQAVSCQVDAQHGSVLYDLREQGPTDLASLSGAQRRLLARTDWGYVRQHARDGLRMQVSAGANIAERLMAIGQRHYGDLREVAGNWLHKMEIDVGRLDDAPASFSGGMQQRLQIARNLVTHPRLVFMDEPTASLDVSVQARLLDLLRQLVADLGLAAIVVTHDLAVARLLAHRTLVMRGGHVVESGLTDQILDDPQHPYTQLLVSSILQS
- a CDS encoding alpha-D-ribose 1-methylphosphonate 5-phosphate C-P-lyase PhnJ, translated to MDTPAPQDAATVARDPHYNFAYLDESTKRMLRRALLKAVAIPGYQVPFGSREMPLPYGWGTGGIQVTAAIIGEDDVLKVIDQGSDDTTNAVNIRRFFGRVAGVRTTDSTPAATIIQTRHRIPETPLRAGQIMVFQVPIPEPLRWLEPSEVETRTMHSLAEYGGMHVKLYEDIAHHGHIATTYDYPVLVNDRYMMRPSPIPKFDNPKMDGSPALMLFGAGREKRVYAVPPYTKVKSLDFDDHPFTIERWTHHCSLCGSHDSFLDEIILDDEGTRNFVCSDTEYCATRREEQA
- a CDS encoding carbon-phosphorus lyase complex subunit PhnI, with amino-acid sequence MYVAVKGGERAILNSYRMLDSFRRGDPAVPALTLAQIREQMPLAVDRVMAEGSLYDPYLAALALKQAAGDVVEAVFLLRAYRTTLPRFGYSVPLETTRMNLRRRISATFKDLPGGQVLGPTYDYTQRLLDFSLEDDAAPVVATPAAASATPAAEPLASSMPRVTDLLERESLMEPEAIPAGDPAPFDLTREPMAFPATRAARLQNLARADEGFLLAMGYSTQRGYGNTHPFVAEIRYGSLEVELFVEELGFAVTIGEIDLTECQMVSQFTGKAHQVPTFTRGYGLVFGYGERKAMSMSLMDRSLRAQELGEAATSPANDHEFVLYHSDNVEASGFTQHLKLPHYVDFQSSLALLRRIQAERAGNAAPASTAPTANTQSAESRADGSVNGGGEPSAAEPALAPADAEAQQA
- the phnH gene encoding phosphonate C-P lyase system protein PhnH, with the translated sequence MVNLLPGFADAGVQAQAVFRVALQAMSEPGLPQTLSADCGVPKGLSPALAALLLTLADVDTPVWLPAGLDGSVEAFLRFHCACPLVATPAEATFVVVPAGYVAPDLADCNGGDPAYPDRSTTLLIEVAGWQGGAPLQLSGPGIATTRALAPAGLPETFWRQWAVNHRRFPQGVDVLLTHDREVCGLARTTRVEV